The following coding sequences lie in one Oncorhynchus gorbuscha isolate QuinsamMale2020 ecotype Even-year linkage group LG10, OgorEven_v1.0, whole genome shotgun sequence genomic window:
- the LOC124045760 gene encoding WD repeat-containing protein on Y chromosome-like, translating into MICLSNLNLLAIASTGRDVEFYDISASKCDIVFSLTGLEGYVVVMDYWSDGTKAVFSIGDIEGYVSVFISSDVLQYGLFNSGAFKSGGNCRIPVPALLKNTSKYFLCFKVALHNNWCHQIRFLPELNAVATCCASDQTSMVLTTVPHSQKAKIHNSFFQLRKGILCFDYSPEFNILVTGGFDRIVRIWNPYVNNCATSQMKGHSTAITHIMVNSSDNKIISISKDKNVRVWDLQDCACLQNIHSRNVTMSRFPISSVHYNRDTNTLVLATFLIGVLHGVVDDVDTVHKLQTSHEQPLCTALYNTNFKQVVSGCHNGVVSVWEILTGEKIMQFQTSPEKAVEVTAMTFDGPKRRLITGSKDGSLRLWNFNNGALLATLPILNDNEVTGVIYINQRIYVSGWSKRVMWYLDVKEDMEMEYRIWNQYHAEDIYSMHAHGNKMLVTASYSGDIIVWNIDSGRAFCRFNASESSRPLLPNRVIDRSAFDRFEVSESKGSFDESEWTDSSEDRGEATVSQSSQGVSVGPGAPPPHPPSPQEDKDSSCSSTPEMIQEESGAEKENERTHQKKSPKQRHKSGKPQPISAKELEKPRLAVEKALFLGTRERSPDTAILLTSAADGYVYAWSIHHLGGLLGKFRAVHSEGTAISTMSTDLQDQMLLTGDSTGYIMLWDIERYCFCMQGEREGMAPLEKAVHLPSLIPRYCKVTGPRRMKVEKRTEVVDGWSVSLTPPPLLSSWRGHLKGIVSLEYVERFRLIVTASLDCNVRLWTIAGSYIGTFGQAQWRVGDHHAFPWELPMDLRRVGSCQTLKVLNQGTQPHWNCAKRILETLTQQKLRHTAMASTASDLQELVPADPRIAQYSNDQIEETWQHWQEKGKQTSAILGLAYKQKVRHHLPSCPPDLQVSFSSREQLRVYKSMPCTSLLPIIQPPVPELLKEQQQKTQDGADMLGKQKRNNKRGAHVRFSSNKGARRKSIAPKQQTRGGSSIA; encoded by the exons ATGATCTGCTTGAGCAACCTTAACCTCCTGGCCATCGCCTCCACCGGACGAGACGTtg aGTTTTATGACATCAGCGCCAGCAAGTGTGACATTGTATTCTCTCTGACTGGACTGGAGGGCTACGTGGTTGTCATGGATTACTG GTCAGATGGAACCAAAGCAGTGTTTTCGATAGGGGACATTGAGGGTTATGTGTCTGTCTTCATCTCCAGTGATGTGCTCCAGTATGGACTGTTCAACAGCGGGGCCTTTAAGTCTG ggGGGAATTGCCGCATCCCTGTCCCAGCTCTGTTGAAGAACACCTCCAAGTATTTCCTGTGTTTCAAAGTG gccctGCACAATAACTGGTGCCATCAGATCCGCTTTCTACCAGAGTTAAACGCTGTCGCCACCTGCTGTGCATCTGACCAAACTTCCATGGTTCTCACCACTGTGCCCCACTCTCAGAAGGCTAAAATACA CAACTCATTCTTTCAGCTGAGGAAGGGAATCCTCTGCTTTGACTACTCTCCAGAGTTTAACATTCTGG TGACTGGAGGCTTTGACCGCATCGTGAGGATATGGAACCCGTACGTGAACAACTGTGCCACCTCTCAGATGAAGGGCCACTCCACAGCCATCACACACATCATGGTCAACAGCAGCGACAACAAGATCATCAGCATCTCCAAGGACAAG AATGTGCGTGTGTGGGACCTGCAGGACTGTGCCTGTCTCCAGAATATCCACTCTAGGAATGTGACCATGAGTCGCTTCCCTATCTCAAGTGTCCACTACAACAGAGACACCAACACCCTAGTGCTGGCCACCTTTCTG ATAGGGGTTCTACATGGAGTGGTGGATGATGTGGATACTGTTCACAAGCTGCAGACATCACATGAGCAGCCCCTGTGTACAGCTCTCTATAACACCAACTTCAAACAG GTAGTGAGTGGCTGTCATAACGGCGTGGTGAGCGTGTGGGAAATCCTGACTGGGGAGAAGATCATGCAATTCCAGACATCTCCGGAGAAGGCGGTGGAGGTGACGGCCATGACGTTTGACGGGCCCAAGCGCCGCCTCATCACAGGGTCCAAGGATGGTAGCCTGCGCCTTTGGAACTTCAACAACGGAGCGCTGCTAGCTACACTCCCCATACTGAATGATAACGAG GTGACTGGAGTCATTTACATCAACCAAAGGATATATGTGTCCGGCTGGAGCAAAAGGGTCATGTGGTACTT GGATGTGAAGGAGGATATGGAGATGGAGTACCGTATCTGGAACCAGTACCATGCCGAGGATATCTACTCCATGCATGCCCACGGCAATAAGATGCTTGTGACCGCCTCCTACAGTGGTGACATCATCGTATGGAACATCGACTCGGGGCGGGCTTTCTGCCGCTTCAACGCCAGCGAGAGTTCGCGACCACTGCTGCCCAATCGG GTGATTGACAGGTCAGCTTTTGACAGATTTGAGGTATCAGAGTCTAAGGGCTCGTTTGATGAGAGCGAATGGACAGATTCatcagaggacagaggggaggccACAGTATCCCAGTCCAGCCAGGGGGTCTCAGTGGGGCCCGGTGcaccccctcctcatcccccttcTCCTCAGGAGGACAAGGACAGCTCTTGCAGCAGCACCCCTGAGATGATCCAG GAGGAGTCAGGCGCGGAGAAAGAAAATGAGAGAACTCATCAGAAGAAGTCACCAAAGCAGCGGCACAAGAGCGGCAAACCTCAGCCGATCAGTGCAAAAGAGTTAGAGAAACCCAGACTGGCTGTGGAGAAG GCTCTTTTCCTGGGAACCAGGGAGCGGAGCCCTGACACAGCCATCCTGCTGACCAGTGCAGCTGACGGCTACGTGTACGCCTGGTCCATCCACCACCTGGGGGGGCTGCTGGGCAAGTTCCGGGCGGTCCACTCCGAGGGCACGGCCATCAGCACCATGTCTACTGATCTGCAAGACCAGATGCTGCTAACTGGGGACAGCACCGGCTACATCATG CTGTGGGACATAGAGAGGTACTGCTTCTGTATGCaaggggagcgggaggggatGGCCCCTCTGGAAAAGGCCGTTCATCTGCCCAGCCTCATCCCCAGGTACTGTAAGGTGACTGGGCCTCGCAGGATGAAGGTGGAGAAGAGAACCGAG GTGGTGGATGGCTGGAGCGTCTCCCTCACCCCTCCGCCCCTCCTCAGCTCCTGGCGGGGTCACCTGAAGGGCATTGTTAGTCTGGAGTACGTGGAACGTTTCCGCCTCATTGTCACCGCCAGCCTGGATTGTAATGTGCGACTGTGGACCATCGCTGGCAGCTACATAG GCACGTTTGGCCAGGCCCAGTGGCGTGTGGGAGACCACCATGCTTTCCCCTGGGAACTGCCAATGGACCTGAGGAGGGTTGGCTCCTGCCAGACCCTCAAAGTGCTCAACCAGGGAACACAACCCCACTGGAA CTGTGCCAAACGTATCCTGGAGACACTGACCCAGCAGAAGCTCCGGCATACAGCCATGGCCAGCACTGCCTCTGACCTGCAGGAGCTGGTGCCAGCCGACCCACGCATCGCCCAGTACAGCAACGACCAGATCGAGGAGACCTGGCAGCACTGGCAAGAGAAGGGCAAACAG ACGAGTGCCATCCTGGGGCTTGCCTACAAGCAGAAAGTGAGGCACCACCTGCCCTCCTGTCCCCCAGACCTCCAGGTGTCCTTTAGCAGCCGAGAGCAG
- the LOC124045058 gene encoding microtubule-associated protein RP/EB family member 1-like yields MAVNVYSTSVCSDNLSRHDMLAWINESLQINLTKIELLCSGAAYCQFMDMLFPGCVPLKKVKFAAKLEHEFIHNYKILQAGFKRMGVEKIIPVDKLIKSKFQDNFEFVQWFKKFFDANYDGKEYDPVEARQGQDSMSNPAMSALNKPKKILNAASQRAAVAKVAPKMASSLARRPGAGGGDEERAELIQEVNILKSTIQDMEKERDFYFGKLRNIELICQEKEGEGDPTLQRIVDILYATDEGFVIPDAESEDQEEF; encoded by the exons ATGGCTGTGAACGTTTACTCAACCTCGGTGTGCAGTGACAACTTGAGTCGTCATGACATGCTTGCCTGGATCAACGAATCGTTACAGATCAACCTTACTAAGATAGAGCTGTTATGTTCAG GTGCGGCCTACTGCCAGTTCATGGACATGCTCTTCCCCGGCTGTGTGCCTTTGAAGAAAGTCAAATTTGCTGCAAAACTAGAGCACGAATTCATTCACAACTATAAGATCTTGCAAGCTGGCTTCAAAAGAATGGGTGTCGAAAAA ATCATCCCTGTTGACAAGTTGATAAAAAGCAAGTTCCAGGACAACTTTGAGTTTGTGCAGTGGTTCAAGAAGTTCTTTGATGCCAACTATGATGGGAAAGAGTACGATCCTGTGGAGGCTCGCCAGGGCCAAGACTCAATGTCCAATCCCGCCATGTCGGCCCTCAACAAGCCCAAGAAAATCCTCAACGCTG CATCCCAGCGAGCAGCAGTTGCCAAGGTAGCACCAAAAATGGCGTCCAGCTTGGCGCGGAGACCAGGGGCTGGCGGAGGTGACGAGGAGCGGGCAGAACTCATTCAGGAG GTAAATATACTGAAGTCCACCATCCAGgacatggagaaggagagggacttTTATTTCGGCAAACTGAGGAACATTGAGCTCATCTGCCAAGAAAAGGAAGGCGAGGGTGATCCCACACTGCAGAGGATCGTGGATATACTCTACGCCACAGAT GAGGGCTTTGTCATACCGGACGCTGAGTCAGAGGACCAGGAGGAATTCTAA